From the genome of Populus trichocarpa isolate Nisqually-1 chromosome 15, P.trichocarpa_v4.1, whole genome shotgun sequence, one region includes:
- the LOC7454707 gene encoding SWI/SNF complex component SNF12 homolog — protein MNNNSNNPVRSIGVPPSFANPGAMAQSTHVNHQPPQLLSQSQPQTQGGPAFPGHFQLSEPQARVLGYTQFAQAAHTQFQSHIQSTNHSVAQLQNANSANVGVQSPPVPTPSSSSAKKTSYKPPSRPSSGSSNANMASLFKTMELAPAVRRKKRKLHEKEIPDKVVPVLPESALYTQLLEFEARVDAAMARKKMDIQESLKNPSRVWKTLRVYVFNTFENQVLGSNERKSAEPPSWSLKIIGRILEDGKDPVLTGMTQKPYPKFSSYFKKITIYLDQSLYLDNHVILWESTRSPVLHEGFEVKRKGNKEFTARIRLEMNYVPEKFKLSPTLSEILGIEVETRPRILVAIWHYVKSRKLQNPNDPSFFTCDPPLQKLFGEEKMKFSQVLQRISLHLTPPQPILLEHSIKLSGNCPAGTACYDFIVDVPLPLQKDLAAFLTSTERNKEIDACDELICNSIKKIHEHRQRQAFFLGFSQSPAELINALIASQSNDLKLVAGDASRNAEKEQRSGFYNQPWVEDAVIRYLNRKSTVNDAPGSS, from the exons atgaataataatagtaataatccTGTAAGAAGTATTGGTGTGCCACCCTCGTTTGCGAATCCTGGTGCAATGGCACAATCTACGCACGTGAACCACCAACCACCGCAGTTGCTCTCACAGTCACAACCTCAAACACAAGGCGGGCCTGCATTTCCTGGCCACTTTCAGCTGTCTGAACCACAAGCTCGGGTGCTAGGATACACTCAGTTTGCACAGGCAGCTCACACTCAGTTTCAATCTCATATACAATCAACCAACCATTCTGTTGCTCAGTTGCAAAATGCTAATTCTGCTAATGTTGGTGTGCAATCACCTCCTGTGCCCACGCCCAGCAGTTCGAGTGCTAAAAAGACTAGCTATAAACCGCCTTCAAGGCCTTCATCTGGTTCATCGAATGCCAACATGGCTTCGCTGTTCAAGACCATGGAGTTGGCTCCAGCTGTTCGTAGGAAGAAAAGGAAGCTTCATGAGAAGGAGATACCTGATAAGGTGGTACCTGTTTTGCCAGAGTCTGCACTTTATACCCAGCTGCTTGAATTTGAGGCTAGAGTGGACGCTGCTATGGCAAGAAAGAAGATGGATATTCAAGAGTCACTTAAAAACCCATCCCGTGTTTGGAAAACGCTTCGGGTATATGTATTTAACACTTTTGAAAATCAGGTGCTAGGGTCTAATGAGAGGAAGAGTGCTGAGCCTCCTTCTtggtcattaaaaattattgggAGGATATTGGAAGATGGGAAGGACCCTGTGCTGACTGGAATGACCCAGAAACCATATCCAAAATTCTCATCTTACTTCAAGAAGATTACAATATACTTGGACCAGAGCCTCTATCTAGATAACCATGTAATTCTATGGGAGAGCACACGGTCACCTGTTCTTCACGAGGGCTTTGAGgtgaagagaaaaggaaataagGAATTTACTGCAAGAATTAGACTAGAAATGAATTACGTGCCTGAGAAATTCAAGCTTTCACCTACTCTATCAGAAATCCTTGGAATCGAGGTAGAGACTCGCCCTAGAATTTTGGTAGCAATATGGCATTATGTGAAGTCTAGGAAGTTGCAGAACCCAAATGATCCCTCCTTCTTCACATGTGACCCCCCTCTTCAGAAACTATTCGgggaagagaagatgaaattttCTCAGGTACTACAGAGGATAAGTCTGCATTTAACTCCTCCACAGCCTATTCTTTTGGAACATTCGATCAAGCTCTCAGGGAATTGCCCAGCTGGAACTGCTTGCTATGATTTCATAGTTGATGTTCCTTTGCCATTGCAAAAGGACCTTGCTGCATTCTTGACCAGCACAGAGAGGAACAAAGAAATTGATGCTTGTGATGAATTAATATGTAACTCTATAAAGAAAATACATGAGCATCGCCAGAGGCAGGCTTTCTTTCTTGGTTTCAGCCAGTCTCCAGCAGAGCTTATTAATGCTTTAATTGCTTCTCAGAGCAATGATCTGAAGCTTGTTGCTGGAGATGCTAGCCGCAATGCAGAAAAAGAGCAGCGATCTGGTTTCTATAATCAGCCGTG GGTTGAAGATGCTGTTATTCGTTACCTAAATCGCAAGTCTACTGTAAATGATGCTCCCGGAAGCTCTTGA
- the LOC7463122 gene encoding uncharacterized protein LOC7463122, whose protein sequence is MESSSSCPSDSNPKPPGASKFLSNLPSRGFLSSTVSSSNPGGMRVYICEHDTSPPEGQQIKTNQTNILIRSLQLNKHKGDSSSKDVKGLTATEGSRKRAPERALDSRAPAKRGNNQIGSRQGFEHTEGSDSRTSDKDYYSLTVERLRALLKERGLSPKGKKDELVARLRGV, encoded by the exons ATGGAGAGCTCTTCTTCTTGCCCATCCGATTCAAATCCAAAGCCCCCTGGTGCTTCCAAGTTCCTCTCCAATCTCCCCTCCCGCGGCTTCTTGTCCTCCACCGTCTCCTCCTCCAACCCA GGTGGGATGCGGGTTTATATTTGCGAGCATGACACATCACCTCCAG AGGGCCAACAAATAAAGACTAACCAGACAAACATTCTGATAAGATCACTCCAGCTTAATAAACATAAGGGTGATTCAAGTTCGAAGGACGTGAAGGGGTTAACTGCAACGGAGGGTTCTAGAAAGAG GGCTCCAGAAAGAGCTTTGGATTCCAGGGCACCAGCAAAGAGAGGCAATAATCAGATTGGTTCTCGACAAG GTTTTGAGCACACAGAGGGATCTGATAGCCGCACATCAGATAAGGACTATTACAGTTTGACAGTAGAGAGGCTCCGGGCTCTCCTGAAAGAGCGAGGCCTTTCACCCAAAGGAAAGAAG GACGAGCTGGTAGCAAGGTTGAGAGGTGTGTAA